The Longimicrobium sp. genome includes a window with the following:
- a CDS encoding PIG-L family deacetylase translates to MAADAQTFFGWLRGYGATPRVLVAIAHPDDETAGTGAVLARLPDVRLVCATDGAPFDRALWGDPTPATREDYAAMRRRELRCALAVARLGWDCVEQWDIPDQDASSDLADLALRMRDALASDLPEVVLAPAYEGGHPDHDAVSFAVHAACALMARDGDPYPGIVEFPLYHAVEDRVVAGAFAPGHGGDEVTLTL, encoded by the coding sequence ATGGCCGCTGACGCCCAGACCTTCTTCGGCTGGCTCCGCGGCTACGGCGCCACGCCGCGGGTGCTGGTCGCCATCGCCCACCCCGACGACGAGACCGCCGGGACGGGCGCCGTGCTGGCGCGCCTGCCAGACGTGCGGCTGGTGTGCGCCACGGACGGTGCACCGTTCGACCGCGCACTCTGGGGCGATCCCACGCCCGCCACGCGCGAGGACTACGCCGCCATGCGCCGCCGCGAGCTGCGGTGTGCGCTGGCGGTGGCGCGTCTTGGATGGGACTGCGTGGAGCAGTGGGACATCCCCGACCAGGACGCGTCGTCGGACCTGGCGGACCTGGCGTTGCGGATGCGCGACGCGCTGGCCTCCGACCTCCCGGAGGTGGTCCTGGCCCCCGCGTACGAGGGCGGCCACCCGGACCACGACGCCGTCTCCTTTGCCGTCCACGCCGCCTGCGCGCTGATGGCCCGGGACGGAGACCCGTATCCCGGCATCGTGGAGTTCCCGCTCTATCATGCCGTAGAGGATCGGGTGGTTGCCGGCGCCTTCGCTCCAGGGCACGGGGGTGACGAGGTCACCCTCACGCT